From the Prosthecobacter dejongeii genome, one window contains:
- the pyrR gene encoding bifunctional pyr operon transcriptional regulator/uracil phosphoribosyltransferase PyrR encodes MTQPPDKLRQLLDAAGVARCLDEIAAAIDARWKNEARIALVGVYRRGVPFARALTERLRARGREVDFGKIDITQYRDDLQTMKVVPKLEGSDLGFDLDDAVVILCDEVIYTARTSRAALEELLDFGRPRCVQFAVLVDRAGRELPLQPDYVGIRVDLPAEERVSVRFADGDGWDEVFVRPWQKTNA; translated from the coding sequence GTGACCCAACCGCCTGACAAACTCCGCCAACTCCTTGACGCCGCCGGAGTGGCGCGTTGCCTGGATGAGATCGCGGCCGCCATTGATGCCCGTTGGAAAAACGAAGCCCGCATTGCCCTGGTGGGCGTCTATCGCCGGGGGGTGCCCTTTGCCCGTGCCCTGACCGAGCGCCTGCGGGCCCGTGGCCGTGAGGTGGACTTTGGTAAGATTGATATCACGCAGTATCGCGATGACCTGCAGACCATGAAGGTGGTGCCAAAGCTGGAAGGTTCCGATCTCGGCTTTGATCTGGACGATGCCGTCGTCATCCTCTGCGACGAAGTCATTTACACCGCCCGCACTTCCCGCGCCGCTTTGGAGGAGTTGCTAGATTTTGGCCGCCCTCGCTGCGTGCAGTTCGCCGTGCTGGTGGACCGCGCTGGGCGCGAACTCCCCCTCCAGCCCGACTACGTCGGCATCCGTGTGGACCTGCCCGCTGAAGAGCGCGTGAGCGTGCGCTTCGCTGATGGCGACGGCTGGGACGAAGTATTTGTTAGACCTTGGCAAAAGACAAACGCATGA
- a CDS encoding beta-ketoacyl synthase N-terminal-like domain-containing protein: MSRSIAITAAETACALGDTLDASLATWQAGRSGLSQQEGLLAGRIADRSVLKGRRYGAASNLGVQVARRAVARAGWSEAETRNAWLFAASSRGNAGELLGSHAWRRPSRRFSASNTLHSEIAAAISIELGIRGPWQMISNGCSAGLDALGFAWMALQAGLTQRALVVAVDLPLYPELLRDFQDTRLLSTSGRNDPLSPHTSGFHPGEAGVALTLELGGQGPVVKRYAANSDAYDSLVIPEDGAPLAELLAGFEKPALLCPHATGTANHAQAEMNALRSTYPQAPPLLLLKPFTGHTLGASGLLDIALISEALRCRAMPGNLSGLTCPDSLCLDLPPKPQSVLKIASGMGGHNAAVLLTHE; the protein is encoded by the coding sequence GTGAGCCGCAGCATTGCCATCACTGCCGCTGAGACGGCCTGCGCCCTCGGAGACACCCTGGATGCCAGCCTGGCCACTTGGCAGGCAGGCCGCAGCGGCCTGAGCCAGCAAGAGGGTCTCCTGGCCGGCCGTATCGCAGATCGCAGCGTGCTCAAAGGCCGCCGTTACGGGGCGGCCAGCAATCTGGGCGTGCAGGTGGCCCGCCGGGCCGTGGCCCGCGCTGGCTGGAGCGAGGCCGAGACCCGCAACGCCTGGCTCTTTGCTGCCAGCAGCCGGGGCAATGCCGGGGAGTTGCTTGGTTCCCACGCCTGGCGTCGCCCTTCCCGCCGCTTCAGCGCCAGCAATACCCTGCACAGTGAAATCGCCGCCGCCATCAGCATCGAGCTCGGCATTCGCGGCCCCTGGCAGATGATTTCCAATGGTTGCTCCGCCGGGCTGGACGCCCTCGGGTTCGCCTGGATGGCCTTGCAGGCTGGGCTCACTCAAAGGGCACTTGTCGTCGCTGTGGACCTGCCGCTTTACCCGGAACTGCTGCGTGATTTCCAGGATACACGGCTGCTTTCCACCAGTGGCCGCAATGATCCCTTGTCTCCCCACACCTCCGGTTTTCACCCCGGCGAGGCCGGCGTGGCCCTGACGCTAGAACTCGGCGGTCAAGGCCCGGTAGTGAAACGCTATGCCGCCAATAGCGATGCCTACGACTCCCTCGTCATTCCTGAGGATGGCGCACCCCTGGCCGAGTTGCTCGCAGGTTTTGAAAAACCCGCGCTCCTCTGCCCGCACGCCACTGGCACGGCCAATCACGCCCAGGCGGAAATGAATGCCCTGCGCAGCACCTATCCACAGGCGCCGCCGCTGCTGCTGCTGAAACCCTTCACCGGCCACACGCTCGGGGCCAGTGGTCTCCTGGACATCGCCCTGATTTCCGAGGCCCTCCGCTGTCGTGCCATGCCGGGGAACCTTTCCGGCCTCACCTGCCCTGACAGCCTGTGTTTAGACCTCCCGCCGAAGCCCCAGAGCGTGCTCAAAATCGCCTCCGGCATGGGTGGCCACAATGCGGCAGTGCTGCTGACCCACGAATGA